One window of the Shewanella litorisediminis genome contains the following:
- a CDS encoding sensor domain-containing diguanylate cyclase produces MKQRDSLKHKRIDTLGLRYHLILLLTPLSVFVGIFYLFSPAGSLPWMILLLVCLVYLMGYSLSYYLHQGRLQRLWDHLEQVVSINDASMELIHLSSQYQNEHAFLDALLNKAVSVINGAEMGSIIRVDPDTHKLRFESAVGLDLSRLRTIDFSLEQSFEYRMTKGRCDKVVVIDDMQHINAESTLTPAEQHILLTAAKQPIRSTLSSPIHIDGKLYAMLNLDSSHLSAFSDYDRNLVAILTHEAASAIALYQKSREIQRLANFDTLTGLYNRQYFESQISQWPKSRIGSYLVVLDLDNLKVLNDTQGHQAGDKALATLAGALKMIWPQNSLISRFGGDEFVLLAQGSEEQLLERLTQLKHTMASAEAPVLFSAGAAPFSGDFAASFKLADERMYAQKRSRQKAS; encoded by the coding sequence GTGAAGCAACGGGACAGTCTCAAACACAAGCGAATTGATACCCTCGGCCTGCGTTACCACCTCATATTATTGCTGACGCCCCTGTCAGTGTTTGTCGGGATTTTTTACCTTTTCTCCCCCGCTGGCTCCCTGCCGTGGATGATTTTATTGCTGGTGTGTCTGGTGTATCTGATGGGATACAGCCTCAGCTATTACCTGCACCAGGGCCGCCTGCAACGCTTGTGGGATCACCTGGAGCAGGTGGTGTCCATCAACGACGCCAGTATGGAACTCATTCATCTGTCCAGCCAATATCAAAACGAACATGCCTTTTTGGACGCCCTGCTTAACAAGGCAGTTTCGGTCATCAACGGCGCCGAAATGGGCAGCATTATCCGGGTGGATCCCGATACCCACAAACTGAGGTTCGAATCTGCCGTTGGGCTCGACCTGTCCCGGCTCAGAACCATCGATTTTTCGCTGGAGCAATCATTTGAATATCGGATGACCAAGGGACGCTGTGACAAGGTGGTGGTAATTGATGATATGCAGCATATCAACGCCGAAAGCACCCTCACCCCGGCCGAGCAGCACATTTTACTGACCGCCGCCAAACAGCCCATACGCTCTACCCTGTCGAGCCCTATTCATATCGACGGCAAACTCTACGCCATGCTGAACCTCGACAGCAGTCATTTGAGTGCTTTCAGCGATTATGACCGTAATCTGGTGGCGATTTTGACCCACGAAGCCGCCAGCGCCATTGCGCTTTATCAAAAGTCACGGGAAATTCAGCGTCTGGCCAATTTTGACACCCTCACAGGCCTCTATAACCGGCAGTATTTTGAATCACAAATAAGCCAATGGCCTAAAAGCCGTATTGGCAGTTACCTGGTGGTACTGGATCTGGACAACCTCAAGGTTCTCAACGATACCCAAGGTCATCAGGCCGGTGACAAGGCACTGGCGACACTGGCAGGCGCCCTTAAAATGATCTGGCCGCAAAACAGCCTTATCAGTCGCTTCGGTGGCGATGAGTTTGTCCTCCTCGCCCAGGGCAGCGAAGAGCAGTTGCTGGAGCGATTGACGCAACTGAAACACACCATGGCGAGCGCTGAGGCGCCTGTGCTCTTCAGTGCCGGCGCGGCGCCATTCAGCGGCGATTTTGCCGCCAGCTTCAAGCTCGCCGACGAACGTATGTATGCGCAAAAGCGCAGCAGACAAAAGGCAAGCTGA